The following coding sequences lie in one Anguilla rostrata isolate EN2019 chromosome 8, ASM1855537v3, whole genome shotgun sequence genomic window:
- the LOC135261008 gene encoding microtubule-associated protein 4-like isoform X5, protein MRTMDLSLTDALTDGVVPQTGSENLLQRDFVAALEAESYDDKVGETIGKTEYHPLLDNDGKKEGSGMMPSGQTPQNQDMQGDMWSFQAEQQVMNADFLSGPVSVGGFPGQWGTQPMVPEVKASSLTDPFTGFTQQGMDIMNMDVGMAPLSTARPPSMAEPQQPSPLIASVPPKLAQMPNKPNDLNPFESPLDILSAPDNTAGVPGGPWAGEGGLQTDLSFTPSDSAAISCHADEMADCSPEPPGADECHQQSGGVEEERGSEGGGGRRQKKKKKRRQREEMYDVLESQGPQGENHSPTGVYPGMEWEFDDGGRIGARGKKGKSRKRIPEEWSALQEPPLTAPPQGPAGDPWSMSTQSQESSTHEALSPLNSPTPAGAEESPTTPSTLSSEAPPSVLASLDSYLAAGADSCDPSMETEIAPLRSDLAVPPDSLQEKGLVEKAVSVEDPSNSSSLQKSSTKDAPVPSAPPLSQSPNPFQVPSPAETPVPAPIPPPSPTPCKDSPHLEPLVGYSPPSTTAEAPVPKGDLVASANHNEPVPVSPSHTPPPYSQTPPITSSSCAPSGSFPMVSSALNPAAPPFFPSQSEYQEPQLEGWREDEGPADPSVTEVKTEKADKPENVEKMDSFPKTEKLDMPEKTDEPEKMDTPEKAEKMSGSPMMEKVDVFEKRGEWEKVDKAREFQKEDKEGKWEKEKAEKDKAEKDTTEKDKTEKENIEKDKAEKEKTEKDKTENEKTEKDKIENEKTEKDKTEKEKAEKGKTEKGEPKKDKPEKVDQQKMGKATEKPLKKENGLKTSKAPEKVTAKAAGKPAAAAGTRAAPGKDLPSSDKKTKPSVAPAKASSAKTRPASLPSGAPASKRPPPTSTNSLSAPSKKIPAPTKATTPTAVTKRPLPVASHPTASAREAKPKTERLPPAPKANTAKSSAPRNGSSSTTASKAPGAPRVPLSNRTSGSAPSLRRSTLPKTENKASETKKLSTLKSTTADSNRPRTSPGTGVSSTARTRPTKPPTPTSAAPDRKPLVPRAPRSSARPSTAPSPDIKNIRSKGSSAQGRTDALAQSSLSKETSQGKVQIVNKKVDFSHITSRCGSKDNIKHVPGGGNIQILNKKADLSKVSSKCGSKDNIKHKPGGGDVKIQSHKVNSKVSSKVGSMDNMNHESKDNLAKGDVAPSSGALDTEPESTVQDNGLKLTANLGDGFWDPQALDTRIPETN, encoded by the exons gaCAATGGATCTGAGTTTGACCGATGCTCTGACCGATGGCGTCGTGCCCCAGACTGGCTCAGAGAACCTGCTGCAGAGGGACTTTGTTGCAGCTCTAGAGGCAGAGAGCTACGATGACAAAGTGGGGGAGACCATTGGGAAGACAGAGTACCACCCCCTGCTGGACAATGATGGGAAAAAGGAAG GCTCTGGGATGATGCCATCGGGACAGACACCACAGAACCAGGATATGCAGGGGGACATGTGGTCCTTCCAGGCCGAACAGCAGGTCATGAACGCAGACTTCCTGTCAG gcCCAGTCTCCGTGGGTGGATTCCCAGGCCAGTGGGGTACCCAGCCCATGGTCCCTGAGGTGAAGGCCAGCAGCCTCACAGACCCCTTCACAG GATTCACCCAGCAGGGGATGGACATAATGAATATGGATGTGGGCATGGCCCCCCTTTCCACTGCGAGGCCCCCCAGCATGGCAGAGCCCCAGCAGCCATCGCCTCTCATTGCCTCCGTACCCCCAAAACTGGCCCAGATGCCCAACAAGCCCAATGATCTGAATCCCTTTGAGAGCCCGTTGGACATCCTCAGTGCCCCCGACAACACTGCAG GAGTCCCGGGTGGCCCCTGGGCGGGCGAGGGTGGGCTACAGACGGACCTTTCCTTCACACCCAGTGACTCTGCGGCGATCAGTTGCCATGCCGATGAGATGGCAGATTGCTCCCCTGAACCCCCGGGTGCAGACGAGTGCCACCAGCAGAGCGGCGGGgttgaggaggagagggggagcgagggaggaggaggcaggaggcagaaaaagaagaagaagagaaggcagagggaggagaTGTATGACGTCCTGGAGTCTCAGGGACCCCAGGGTGAAAACCACAGCCCCACCGGAGTCTACCCAGGCATGGAATGGGAGTTCGATGATGGGGGCAGAATTGGGGCCAGGGGCAAGAAGGGCAAGAGCCGAAAGAGAATCCCAGAGGAGTGGAGTGCCCTCCAGGAGCCGCCCCTGACAGCCCCGCCCCAGGGACCTGCCGGGGACCCCTGGTCCATGAGCACCCAGTCCCAGGAGAGCTCCACCCATGAAGCCCTCAGCCCGCTGAACAGCCCCACGCCTGCAGGGGCCGAGGAAtcgcccaccaccccctccaccctgaGCTCTGAAGCCCCCCCCTCTGTACTTGCCAGCCTGGACAGTTACCTGGCTGCAGGGGCAGATTCCTGTGACCCCAGCATGGAGACGGAGATCGCCCCCCTCCGCTCGGACCTTGCCGTCCCCCCAGATTCCCTGCAGGAGAAGGGGCTTGTTGAGAAAGCTGTGTCTGTGGAGGACCCCTCCAATTCCAGCTCTCTGCAAAAGTCTTCCACAAAGGATGCCCCTGtgccctctgcccctcccctctcccagtcACCTAATCCTTTCCAGGTTCCCTCACCTGCTGAAACACCAGTCCCTGCCCCTATCCCACCCCCATCTCCAACACCCTGCAAGGACAGCCCCCATTTGGAACCACTGGTTGGATATTCCCCTCCCTCAACCACTGCAGAGGCTCCAGTTCCCAAAGGTGATCTTGTTGCGTCCGCTAATCACAACGAGCCTGTTCCTGTAAGCCCCTCCCATACTCCACCCCCCTATTCCCAGACCCCTCCCATTACCAGCTCTTCCTGCGCACCTTCTGGTTCCTTCCCCATGGTGAGCTCCGCCCTGAACCCTGCAGCCCCACCCTTTTTTCCCAGCCAGTCAGAGTACCAGGAGCCCCAGCTGGAGGGCTGGAGGGAGGATGAGGGGCCGGCAGACCCCTCAGTGACTGAAG TGAAAACCGAGAAGGCCGACAAGCcagaaaatgtggaaaagaTGGACAGCTTCCCGAAGACGGAGAAGCTGGACATGCCTGAGAAGACAGACGAGCCAGAGAAGATGGACACGCCAGAAAAGGCAGAAAAGATGAGCGGCTCCCCGATGATGGAGAAGGTCGATGTGTTTGAGAAGAGAGGCGAGTGGGAAAAGGTGGATAAAGCGCGTGAGTTTCAAAAGGAAGATAAGGAAGGGAagtgggagaaagaaaaggctGAGAAAGACAAGGCCGAAAAAGACACGACTGAGAAAGACAAGactgagaaagaaaatattgaGAAAGACAAggctgagaaagaaaaaactgagaaagacaagactgaaaatgaaaagacgGAGAAAGACAAGATTGAAAACGAAAAGACGGAGAAAGACAAGACTGAGAAAGAAAAGGCTGAGAAAGGCAAGACTGAGAAAGGTGAGCCCAAGAAAGACAAGCCTGAGAAAGTGGATCAGCAGAAGATGGGCAAAGCGACTGAGAAGCCCCTTAAGAAGGAGAATGGCCTGAAGACTTCCAAAGCACCGGAGAAGGTGACTGCAAAAGCAGCTGGAaaacctgcagcagctgctgggaCCAGAGCAGCGCCAGGCAAGGACCTGCCCAGCTCTGATAAGAAGACAAAG CCCTCTGTTGCGCCGGCCAAGGCGAGCTCCGCCAAAACGCGGCCAGCCTCGCTGCCCTCCGGGGCCCCCGCGTCCAAACGCCCACCCCCTACCTCCACCAACTCCCTCTCGGCCCCCAGCAAAAAAATCCCCGCCCCCACCAAGGCCACCACCCCCACCGCTGTTACCAAGCGGCCCTTGCCTGTTGCCAGCCACCCAACTGCCTCCGCCCGTGAAGCCAAGCCCAAG actgaAAGACTCCCCCCTGCGCCGAAGGCCAACACGGCGAAATCCTCAGCCCCTAGGAACGGGTCCTCCAGCACCACCGCCTCCAAAGCACCTGGCGCCCCCCGCGTGCCCCTGTCCAACCGCACGTCCGGCAGCGCCCCCTCTCTGCGGCGCTCCACCC TCCCCAAGACAGAGAACAAAGCAAGCGAGACCAAGAAGCTCAGCACTCTAAAGAGCACAACAG CAGACAGTAATCGTCCCAGGACCAGCCCTGGCACTGGGGTCAGCAGCACGGCACGCACCCGCCCCACTAAACCCCCCACGCCCACCTCCGCCGCGCCCGATCGGAAGCCCCTCGTCCCGCGGGCCCCGCGGTCCTCAGCCCGCCCCAGCACCGCCCCGTCGCCCGACATCAAGAACATCCGCTCCAAG GGTTCATCAGCACAGGGCAGGACTGACGCCCTGGCACAATCCTCCCTCTCCAAAGAGACCAGCCAGGGCAAA GTTCAGATAGTCAACAAAAAGGTGGACTTCAGCCATATCACCTCACGCTGTGGCTCCAAGGACAATATCAAGCATGTTCCTGGGGGGGGGAAT ATCCAAATTCTCAACAAGAAAGCTGACCTGAGCAAAGTTTCCTCCAAGTGTGGCTCCAAGGACAATATCAAACATAAACCAG GAGGTGGTGATGTGAAAATCCAGTCCCACAAGGTCAACTCCAAAGTTTCATCCAAAGTGGGGTCAATGGATAACATGAACCATGAGTCAAAGGACAACCTTGCGAAG GGAGATGTAGCTCCCTCTAGTGGTGCCCTGGACACTGAACCAGAAAGCACAGTCCAGGACAACGGCCTGAAGCTGACAGCCAACCTGGGTGATGGGTTTTGGGACCCCCAGGCCCTGGACACACGCATTCCTGAGACAA ATTGA
- the LOC135261008 gene encoding microtubule-associated protein 4-like isoform X6, whose translation MRTMDLSLTDALTDGVVPQTGSENLLQRDFVAALEAESYDDKVGETIGKTEYHPLLDNDGKKEGSGMMPSGQTPQNQDMQGDMWSFQAEQQVMNADFLSGPVSVGGFPGQWGTQPMVPEVKASSLTDPFTGFTQQGMDIMNMDVGMAPLSTARPPSMAEPQQPSPLIASVPPKLAQMPNKPNDLNPFESPLDILSAPDNTAGVPGGPWAGEGGLQTDLSFTPSDSAAISCHADEMADCSPEPPGADECHQQSGGVEEERGSEGGGGRRQKKKKKRRQREEMYDVLESQGPQGENHSPTGVYPGMEWEFDDGGRIGARGKKGKSRKRIPEEWSALQEPPLTAPPQGPAGDPWSMSTQSQESSTHEALSPLNSPTPAGAEESPTTPSTLSSEAPPSVLASLDSYLAAGADSCDPSMETEIAPLRSDLAVPPDSLQEKGLVEKAVSVEDPSNSSSLQKSSTKDAPVPSAPPLSQSPNPFQVPSPAETPVPAPIPPPSPTPCKDSPHLEPLVGYSPPSTTAEAPVPKGDLVASANHNEPVPVSPSHTPPPYSQTPPITSSSCAPSGSFPMVSSALNPAAPPFFPSQSEYQEPQLEGWREDEGPADPSVTEVKTEKADKPENVEKMDSFPKTEKLDMPEKTDEPEKMDTPEKAEKMSGSPMMEKVDVFEKRGEWEKVDKAREFQKEDKEGKWEKEKAEKDKAEKDTTEKDKTEKENIEKDKAEKEKTEKDKTENEKTEKDKIENEKTEKDKTEKEKAEKGKTEKGEPKKDKPEKVDQQKMGKATEKPLKKENGLKTSKAPEKVTAKAAGKPAAAAGTRAAPGKDLPSSDKKTKPSVAPAKASSAKTRPASLPSGAPASKRPPPTSTNSLSAPSKKIPAPTKATTPTAVTKRPLPVASHPTASAREAKPKTERLPPAPKANTAKSSAPRNGSSSTTASKAPGAPRVPLSNRTSGSAPSLRRSTLPKTENKASETKKLSTLKSTTADSNRPRTSPGTGVSSTARTRPTKPPTPTSAAPDRKPLVPRAPRSSARPSTAPSPDIKNIRSKVGSTDNMKHQPGGGKGSSAQGRTDALAQSSLSKETSQGKIQILNKKADLSKVSSKCGSKDNIKHKPGGGDVKIQSHKVNSKVSSKVGSMDNMNHESKDNLAKGDVAPSSGALDTEPESTVQDNGLKLTANLGDGFWDPQALDTRIPETN comes from the exons gaCAATGGATCTGAGTTTGACCGATGCTCTGACCGATGGCGTCGTGCCCCAGACTGGCTCAGAGAACCTGCTGCAGAGGGACTTTGTTGCAGCTCTAGAGGCAGAGAGCTACGATGACAAAGTGGGGGAGACCATTGGGAAGACAGAGTACCACCCCCTGCTGGACAATGATGGGAAAAAGGAAG GCTCTGGGATGATGCCATCGGGACAGACACCACAGAACCAGGATATGCAGGGGGACATGTGGTCCTTCCAGGCCGAACAGCAGGTCATGAACGCAGACTTCCTGTCAG gcCCAGTCTCCGTGGGTGGATTCCCAGGCCAGTGGGGTACCCAGCCCATGGTCCCTGAGGTGAAGGCCAGCAGCCTCACAGACCCCTTCACAG GATTCACCCAGCAGGGGATGGACATAATGAATATGGATGTGGGCATGGCCCCCCTTTCCACTGCGAGGCCCCCCAGCATGGCAGAGCCCCAGCAGCCATCGCCTCTCATTGCCTCCGTACCCCCAAAACTGGCCCAGATGCCCAACAAGCCCAATGATCTGAATCCCTTTGAGAGCCCGTTGGACATCCTCAGTGCCCCCGACAACACTGCAG GAGTCCCGGGTGGCCCCTGGGCGGGCGAGGGTGGGCTACAGACGGACCTTTCCTTCACACCCAGTGACTCTGCGGCGATCAGTTGCCATGCCGATGAGATGGCAGATTGCTCCCCTGAACCCCCGGGTGCAGACGAGTGCCACCAGCAGAGCGGCGGGgttgaggaggagagggggagcgagggaggaggaggcaggaggcagaaaaagaagaagaagagaaggcagagggaggagaTGTATGACGTCCTGGAGTCTCAGGGACCCCAGGGTGAAAACCACAGCCCCACCGGAGTCTACCCAGGCATGGAATGGGAGTTCGATGATGGGGGCAGAATTGGGGCCAGGGGCAAGAAGGGCAAGAGCCGAAAGAGAATCCCAGAGGAGTGGAGTGCCCTCCAGGAGCCGCCCCTGACAGCCCCGCCCCAGGGACCTGCCGGGGACCCCTGGTCCATGAGCACCCAGTCCCAGGAGAGCTCCACCCATGAAGCCCTCAGCCCGCTGAACAGCCCCACGCCTGCAGGGGCCGAGGAAtcgcccaccaccccctccaccctgaGCTCTGAAGCCCCCCCCTCTGTACTTGCCAGCCTGGACAGTTACCTGGCTGCAGGGGCAGATTCCTGTGACCCCAGCATGGAGACGGAGATCGCCCCCCTCCGCTCGGACCTTGCCGTCCCCCCAGATTCCCTGCAGGAGAAGGGGCTTGTTGAGAAAGCTGTGTCTGTGGAGGACCCCTCCAATTCCAGCTCTCTGCAAAAGTCTTCCACAAAGGATGCCCCTGtgccctctgcccctcccctctcccagtcACCTAATCCTTTCCAGGTTCCCTCACCTGCTGAAACACCAGTCCCTGCCCCTATCCCACCCCCATCTCCAACACCCTGCAAGGACAGCCCCCATTTGGAACCACTGGTTGGATATTCCCCTCCCTCAACCACTGCAGAGGCTCCAGTTCCCAAAGGTGATCTTGTTGCGTCCGCTAATCACAACGAGCCTGTTCCTGTAAGCCCCTCCCATACTCCACCCCCCTATTCCCAGACCCCTCCCATTACCAGCTCTTCCTGCGCACCTTCTGGTTCCTTCCCCATGGTGAGCTCCGCCCTGAACCCTGCAGCCCCACCCTTTTTTCCCAGCCAGTCAGAGTACCAGGAGCCCCAGCTGGAGGGCTGGAGGGAGGATGAGGGGCCGGCAGACCCCTCAGTGACTGAAG TGAAAACCGAGAAGGCCGACAAGCcagaaaatgtggaaaagaTGGACAGCTTCCCGAAGACGGAGAAGCTGGACATGCCTGAGAAGACAGACGAGCCAGAGAAGATGGACACGCCAGAAAAGGCAGAAAAGATGAGCGGCTCCCCGATGATGGAGAAGGTCGATGTGTTTGAGAAGAGAGGCGAGTGGGAAAAGGTGGATAAAGCGCGTGAGTTTCAAAAGGAAGATAAGGAAGGGAagtgggagaaagaaaaggctGAGAAAGACAAGGCCGAAAAAGACACGACTGAGAAAGACAAGactgagaaagaaaatattgaGAAAGACAAggctgagaaagaaaaaactgagaaagacaagactgaaaatgaaaagacgGAGAAAGACAAGATTGAAAACGAAAAGACGGAGAAAGACAAGACTGAGAAAGAAAAGGCTGAGAAAGGCAAGACTGAGAAAGGTGAGCCCAAGAAAGACAAGCCTGAGAAAGTGGATCAGCAGAAGATGGGCAAAGCGACTGAGAAGCCCCTTAAGAAGGAGAATGGCCTGAAGACTTCCAAAGCACCGGAGAAGGTGACTGCAAAAGCAGCTGGAaaacctgcagcagctgctgggaCCAGAGCAGCGCCAGGCAAGGACCTGCCCAGCTCTGATAAGAAGACAAAG CCCTCTGTTGCGCCGGCCAAGGCGAGCTCCGCCAAAACGCGGCCAGCCTCGCTGCCCTCCGGGGCCCCCGCGTCCAAACGCCCACCCCCTACCTCCACCAACTCCCTCTCGGCCCCCAGCAAAAAAATCCCCGCCCCCACCAAGGCCACCACCCCCACCGCTGTTACCAAGCGGCCCTTGCCTGTTGCCAGCCACCCAACTGCCTCCGCCCGTGAAGCCAAGCCCAAG actgaAAGACTCCCCCCTGCGCCGAAGGCCAACACGGCGAAATCCTCAGCCCCTAGGAACGGGTCCTCCAGCACCACCGCCTCCAAAGCACCTGGCGCCCCCCGCGTGCCCCTGTCCAACCGCACGTCCGGCAGCGCCCCCTCTCTGCGGCGCTCCACCC TCCCCAAGACAGAGAACAAAGCAAGCGAGACCAAGAAGCTCAGCACTCTAAAGAGCACAACAG CAGACAGTAATCGTCCCAGGACCAGCCCTGGCACTGGGGTCAGCAGCACGGCACGCACCCGCCCCACTAAACCCCCCACGCCCACCTCCGCCGCGCCCGATCGGAAGCCCCTCGTCCCGCGGGCCCCGCGGTCCTCAGCCCGCCCCAGCACCGCCCCGTCGCCCGACATCAAGAACATCCGCTCCAAGGTCGGCTCCACGGACAATATGAAGCACCAACCTGGTGGGGGCAAG GGTTCATCAGCACAGGGCAGGACTGACGCCCTGGCACAATCCTCCCTCTCCAAAGAGACCAGCCAGGGCAAA ATCCAAATTCTCAACAAGAAAGCTGACCTGAGCAAAGTTTCCTCCAAGTGTGGCTCCAAGGACAATATCAAACATAAACCAG GAGGTGGTGATGTGAAAATCCAGTCCCACAAGGTCAACTCCAAAGTTTCATCCAAAGTGGGGTCAATGGATAACATGAACCATGAGTCAAAGGACAACCTTGCGAAG GGAGATGTAGCTCCCTCTAGTGGTGCCCTGGACACTGAACCAGAAAGCACAGTCCAGGACAACGGCCTGAAGCTGACAGCCAACCTGGGTGATGGGTTTTGGGACCCCCAGGCCCTGGACACACGCATTCCTGAGACAA ATTGA
- the LOC135261008 gene encoding microtubule-associated protein 4-like isoform X4: protein MDLSLTDALTDGVVPQTGSENLLQRDFVAALEAESYDDKVGETIGKTEYHPLLDNDGKKEGSGMMPSGQTPQNQDMQGDMWSFQAEQQVMNADFLSGPVSVGGFPGQWGTQPMVPEVKASSLTDPFTGFTQQGMDIMNMDVGMAPLSTARPPSMAEPQQPSPLIASVPPKLAQMPNKPNDLNPFESPLDILSAPDNTAGVPGGPWAGEGGLQTDLSFTPSDSAAISCHADEMADCSPEPPGADECHQQSGGVEEERGSEGGGGRRQKKKKKRRQREEMYDVLESQGPQGENHSPTGVYPGMEWEFDDGGRIGARGKKGKSRKRIPEEWSALQEPPLTAPPQGPAGDPWSMSTQSQESSTHEALSPLNSPTPAGAEESPTTPSTLSSEAPPSVLASLDSYLAAGADSCDPSMETEIAPLRSDLAVPPDSLQEKGLVEKAVSVEDPSNSSSLQKSSTKDAPVPSAPPLSQSPNPFQVPSPAETPVPAPIPPPSPTPCKDSPHLEPLVGYSPPSTTAEAPVPKGDLVASANHNEPVPVSPSHTPPPYSQTPPITSSSCAPSGSFPMVSSALNPAAPPFFPSQSEYQEPQLEGWREDEGPADPSVTEVKTEKADKPENVEKMDSFPKTEKLDMPEKTDEPEKMDTPEKAEKMSGSPMMEKVDVFEKRGEWEKVDKAREFQKEDKEGKWEKEKAEKDKAEKDTTEKDKTEKENIEKDKAEKEKTEKDKTENEKTEKDKIENEKTEKDKTEKEKAEKGKTEKGEPKKDKPEKVDQQKMGKATEKPLKKENGLKTSKAPEKVTAKAAGKPAAAAGTRAAPGKDLPSSDKKTKPSVAPAKASSAKTRPASLPSGAPASKRPPPTSTNSLSAPSKKIPAPTKATTPTAVTKRPLPVASHPTASAREAKPKTERLPPAPKANTAKSSAPRNGSSSTTASKAPGAPRVPLSNRTSGSAPSLRRSTLPKTENKASETKKLSTLKSTTADSNRPRTSPGTGVSSTARTRPTKPPTPTSAAPDRKPLVPRAPRSSARPSTAPSPDIKNIRSKVGSTDNMKHQPGGGKGSSAQGRTDALAQSSLSKETSQGKVQIVNKKVDFSHITSRCGSKDNIKHVPGGGNIQILNKKADLSKVSSKCGSKDNIKHKPGGGDVKIQSHKVNSKVSSKVGSMDNMNHESKDNLAKGDVAPSSGALDTEPESTVQDNGLKLTANLGDGFWDPQALDTRIPETN from the exons ATGGATCTGAGTTTGACCGATGCTCTGACCGATGGCGTCGTGCCCCAGACTGGCTCAGAGAACCTGCTGCAGAGGGACTTTGTTGCAGCTCTAGAGGCAGAGAGCTACGATGACAAAGTGGGGGAGACCATTGGGAAGACAGAGTACCACCCCCTGCTGGACAATGATGGGAAAAAGGAAG GCTCTGGGATGATGCCATCGGGACAGACACCACAGAACCAGGATATGCAGGGGGACATGTGGTCCTTCCAGGCCGAACAGCAGGTCATGAACGCAGACTTCCTGTCAG gcCCAGTCTCCGTGGGTGGATTCCCAGGCCAGTGGGGTACCCAGCCCATGGTCCCTGAGGTGAAGGCCAGCAGCCTCACAGACCCCTTCACAG GATTCACCCAGCAGGGGATGGACATAATGAATATGGATGTGGGCATGGCCCCCCTTTCCACTGCGAGGCCCCCCAGCATGGCAGAGCCCCAGCAGCCATCGCCTCTCATTGCCTCCGTACCCCCAAAACTGGCCCAGATGCCCAACAAGCCCAATGATCTGAATCCCTTTGAGAGCCCGTTGGACATCCTCAGTGCCCCCGACAACACTGCAG GAGTCCCGGGTGGCCCCTGGGCGGGCGAGGGTGGGCTACAGACGGACCTTTCCTTCACACCCAGTGACTCTGCGGCGATCAGTTGCCATGCCGATGAGATGGCAGATTGCTCCCCTGAACCCCCGGGTGCAGACGAGTGCCACCAGCAGAGCGGCGGGgttgaggaggagagggggagcgagggaggaggaggcaggaggcagaaaaagaagaagaagagaaggcagagggaggagaTGTATGACGTCCTGGAGTCTCAGGGACCCCAGGGTGAAAACCACAGCCCCACCGGAGTCTACCCAGGCATGGAATGGGAGTTCGATGATGGGGGCAGAATTGGGGCCAGGGGCAAGAAGGGCAAGAGCCGAAAGAGAATCCCAGAGGAGTGGAGTGCCCTCCAGGAGCCGCCCCTGACAGCCCCGCCCCAGGGACCTGCCGGGGACCCCTGGTCCATGAGCACCCAGTCCCAGGAGAGCTCCACCCATGAAGCCCTCAGCCCGCTGAACAGCCCCACGCCTGCAGGGGCCGAGGAAtcgcccaccaccccctccaccctgaGCTCTGAAGCCCCCCCCTCTGTACTTGCCAGCCTGGACAGTTACCTGGCTGCAGGGGCAGATTCCTGTGACCCCAGCATGGAGACGGAGATCGCCCCCCTCCGCTCGGACCTTGCCGTCCCCCCAGATTCCCTGCAGGAGAAGGGGCTTGTTGAGAAAGCTGTGTCTGTGGAGGACCCCTCCAATTCCAGCTCTCTGCAAAAGTCTTCCACAAAGGATGCCCCTGtgccctctgcccctcccctctcccagtcACCTAATCCTTTCCAGGTTCCCTCACCTGCTGAAACACCAGTCCCTGCCCCTATCCCACCCCCATCTCCAACACCCTGCAAGGACAGCCCCCATTTGGAACCACTGGTTGGATATTCCCCTCCCTCAACCACTGCAGAGGCTCCAGTTCCCAAAGGTGATCTTGTTGCGTCCGCTAATCACAACGAGCCTGTTCCTGTAAGCCCCTCCCATACTCCACCCCCCTATTCCCAGACCCCTCCCATTACCAGCTCTTCCTGCGCACCTTCTGGTTCCTTCCCCATGGTGAGCTCCGCCCTGAACCCTGCAGCCCCACCCTTTTTTCCCAGCCAGTCAGAGTACCAGGAGCCCCAGCTGGAGGGCTGGAGGGAGGATGAGGGGCCGGCAGACCCCTCAGTGACTGAAG TGAAAACCGAGAAGGCCGACAAGCcagaaaatgtggaaaagaTGGACAGCTTCCCGAAGACGGAGAAGCTGGACATGCCTGAGAAGACAGACGAGCCAGAGAAGATGGACACGCCAGAAAAGGCAGAAAAGATGAGCGGCTCCCCGATGATGGAGAAGGTCGATGTGTTTGAGAAGAGAGGCGAGTGGGAAAAGGTGGATAAAGCGCGTGAGTTTCAAAAGGAAGATAAGGAAGGGAagtgggagaaagaaaaggctGAGAAAGACAAGGCCGAAAAAGACACGACTGAGAAAGACAAGactgagaaagaaaatattgaGAAAGACAAggctgagaaagaaaaaactgagaaagacaagactgaaaatgaaaagacgGAGAAAGACAAGATTGAAAACGAAAAGACGGAGAAAGACAAGACTGAGAAAGAAAAGGCTGAGAAAGGCAAGACTGAGAAAGGTGAGCCCAAGAAAGACAAGCCTGAGAAAGTGGATCAGCAGAAGATGGGCAAAGCGACTGAGAAGCCCCTTAAGAAGGAGAATGGCCTGAAGACTTCCAAAGCACCGGAGAAGGTGACTGCAAAAGCAGCTGGAaaacctgcagcagctgctgggaCCAGAGCAGCGCCAGGCAAGGACCTGCCCAGCTCTGATAAGAAGACAAAG CCCTCTGTTGCGCCGGCCAAGGCGAGCTCCGCCAAAACGCGGCCAGCCTCGCTGCCCTCCGGGGCCCCCGCGTCCAAACGCCCACCCCCTACCTCCACCAACTCCCTCTCGGCCCCCAGCAAAAAAATCCCCGCCCCCACCAAGGCCACCACCCCCACCGCTGTTACCAAGCGGCCCTTGCCTGTTGCCAGCCACCCAACTGCCTCCGCCCGTGAAGCCAAGCCCAAG actgaAAGACTCCCCCCTGCGCCGAAGGCCAACACGGCGAAATCCTCAGCCCCTAGGAACGGGTCCTCCAGCACCACCGCCTCCAAAGCACCTGGCGCCCCCCGCGTGCCCCTGTCCAACCGCACGTCCGGCAGCGCCCCCTCTCTGCGGCGCTCCACCC TCCCCAAGACAGAGAACAAAGCAAGCGAGACCAAGAAGCTCAGCACTCTAAAGAGCACAACAG CAGACAGTAATCGTCCCAGGACCAGCCCTGGCACTGGGGTCAGCAGCACGGCACGCACCCGCCCCACTAAACCCCCCACGCCCACCTCCGCCGCGCCCGATCGGAAGCCCCTCGTCCCGCGGGCCCCGCGGTCCTCAGCCCGCCCCAGCACCGCCCCGTCGCCCGACATCAAGAACATCCGCTCCAAGGTCGGCTCCACGGACAATATGAAGCACCAACCTGGTGGGGGCAAG GGTTCATCAGCACAGGGCAGGACTGACGCCCTGGCACAATCCTCCCTCTCCAAAGAGACCAGCCAGGGCAAA GTTCAGATAGTCAACAAAAAGGTGGACTTCAGCCATATCACCTCACGCTGTGGCTCCAAGGACAATATCAAGCATGTTCCTGGGGGGGGGAAT ATCCAAATTCTCAACAAGAAAGCTGACCTGAGCAAAGTTTCCTCCAAGTGTGGCTCCAAGGACAATATCAAACATAAACCAG GAGGTGGTGATGTGAAAATCCAGTCCCACAAGGTCAACTCCAAAGTTTCATCCAAAGTGGGGTCAATGGATAACATGAACCATGAGTCAAAGGACAACCTTGCGAAG GGAGATGTAGCTCCCTCTAGTGGTGCCCTGGACACTGAACCAGAAAGCACAGTCCAGGACAACGGCCTGAAGCTGACAGCCAACCTGGGTGATGGGTTTTGGGACCCCCAGGCCCTGGACACACGCATTCCTGAGACAA ATTGA